In Osmerus eperlanus chromosome 4, fOsmEpe2.1, whole genome shotgun sequence, the sequence agctggtgaggctGAAGGCTCGCAGTGTTCCCCAGCACCGCATGAAGGAGTTCCTAGAGTCCCTGGCCAACAAGGGCCCGGACGCTCTGCAGGAGTTCAGTCAACAAGGTGACGATACgtcaaccaccaccaccaccactatggtGTACCAGCCAGACACCAACTGCATCTACACAGACAGCACCGAGGTGGCTGGGTCCCTGCTGGAGCTGGCCTGCCCGGTAagacttgagagagagaaacaaccgGAAGGAACAACTAATGCATTGAGGAATTATTTGTATGACAAGCATCGTCTAAAACAAGCCTCTGCTGTCTCCCGCCATGTTGTCTAGGTGCAGGTGCAGGTTCAGCCGTCCCCACAGCAACAGCAGGTCCAGGTGTCGACGGGTCAACAACAAGTGATGTCGACAGAGCTGTCTCCTCAGCTTGCAGCCGCCGTGCACCAGGTAGCGTCAGAGCAACAGATTGTACAGGTGAGGAGGATGTCATTATCAGGGTCTCCTAATCACTCCTCTTAAGCCTTTTGTCTGCTCGTCCTAGTTGACTTTTTCTTTGTCATACTCGTAGTAATACTCTCAGTATTTGTCAATTTACAAGATCCTGTACAATCATTTTTTTTCCGATAAAGCAGAAATCCCTCAGGAGTCACGAAGGCTTAgcagtgcctctctctccccctccaggtgcAGATGGTGGGGCAGCAGCCGGGGCAGATGGTGGGGCAGGTCCTGCAGGTGCCGTCTGGCTCCCATCAGCAGCTCCAGGGGGTCACCACAGCACAGCTAATACAGTCTGGGGACCTCACAGAGGAACAGCAGCAACAGGTACACTACgaaaacacacaaacgctaTACCACCAGTTACATGTTGACATATTTAACAGAttgtttaggtgcagttctatgggcatatatGAATCCCTCTGTGATATTGCTTGGATagagggctatacaaatacgaTTCGATTATTGCTGTTTCTTAGACTCTCCCGTCTTTGTGTGTCTCAGTTGCATGCCCAGTTGGTGGCAGCTATGGCAGGAGGTCAGCAGATCCAGATCCAGACTGTAGGAGCCCTGTCCcccagccagcagcagcagacaggggATGCTGCAGAACGCAGGGTGCTGGGGACCACCATTACCACCTCCCCAGGAGTAGGGGTCCTCCAGCCAGCCAAGAAGCGCAAGGTGGACATGCCCATCACCGTGTCCTATGCCCTGCCTCAGGGCCAGCAGGTGGCCACAGTGCTGGCCATCCCCCAAGGGCAGCAGCAGAGCTACCTGTCCTTGCGGCCAGACCTGCTGACGGTAGACAGCACCCACCTGTACAGCGCCACGGGAACCATCACCAGCCCCACCGGAGAGACCTGGACCATCCCTGTCTACTCTGCCCCTGCTGGGGGCCGCGAGCAGGGCGTGACCCACATCGCCATCCCCCAGGACGCCTACAGCACTGTGCAGGTGGCTGGGACTAACACGACAACAATGACTATGTCAGCACAGGTAGATAATGACAAGCTGAAAACGGCTCAGGCGGTGGCCACCATGACAGGGTCTGGGGGGATGGGCTGTCAGGAGGAGGTGGTGCAGACCCTGTCAGCCAACACGCTGTTCCCTGCCCAGCTGATGAACGGGAACATCCACATCCCGGTGGCTGTGCAGTACCCCAACAGTACCCAGTCGCTCATCTGGGACCCCCAGCAGCAGGTGCTGCACACCCAGGAGGTGACTGGGCACGGGGGCCACCTGGAGGTGGATGGGCAGGGCCAGGTACAAGTGCAAACAGAGCTGCTGCTGCCCGCCTCCCTGAAGCCCGAGGAGGGCCTGGAGGTGTGGAAGATCTGGGCTCAAAGGAAGAACGCCGAGCTGGAGAAGGGCGACAGCACCAAGCTGGCTCCTATTGGACGTGAGGACACAACAGACACGAGCTGGTTAACTCGACTCCTCAGGCTGCATTTGACTGGGCGcttcttgtctgtctctccgtctggaTACAGGTCGCCAGGCCCTGCGTTTCCAGGAGGACCTGGTGTCGAGTGCGGTGGCGGAGCTGTGCATGGCTCTGTCTCTGATGACCCAGGAGGCCCggggcatggagggggagaCGTACGAGGCCGACGTGCTCTTCTACGTGTTCCTCTGCATACAGAAGGTaggacgcacgcacacgcactcatGCAAACACGCCATCGGAATCCATTTTCATTCCCTTCTAAcaaaactctctctttctccccctcatctctctctttctcttcgtaGTATCTGTGTGATAATGGCCGTGTGGATGATGTGTTCTCTGATACCTACTACACTCGCTTCTCTCAGAGTCTACATCGGATACTAGAGCCGTGGACACCCTCTGTCCATCCACTGGGTAAACGCTCAGGCTTTCACTCTGCAGTGGGCTTCACCCGGCCACCCTACCCTGTGTACGAGGTGTCACCCTCTCCGAGACTGACCCCTGTCGTCCTGCCTCAGGTTACATCATCCCCAGCCACGTGACCGAGGAGATGCTGTGGGAGTCCAAGCAGCTGGGCGCTCACTCCCCCTCGACGCTGCTGACGACGCTCATGTTCTTCAACACCAAGTAAGGGGcccgcacacagagacacgccaCAGAGACATGTCCGTgctgcgtgtgcctgtgtgaccGTCCCTCTGGCCTGCAGGTACTTCCAGATGAAGACGGTGGAGCAGCACATGAAGCTCGCCTTCTCCATGGTACTGAGACACACCAGGAAGAGCCCCAGCAACCCCAAAGACAAGAGCACCTGCATCCGCTACCTGAAGGCCCCGGGCCTGCACATAGGACAGAAAGGTGAGCGCTTACCCCTCCCCACGGCGGAGGAGTCGGGGTGACAATTTGGGGCtatatctcgttgttatgatcagtgacctatgcacttttgtaaagctctctcttggaagtcgctttggataaaagcgtctgctaaatgaatacatgtaaatgtaatgctgtCACACGCCCCTACATGTTCTCTTCATTCCGTCTTGACGTCCCTCTTGATGTCCTCCTAGTGACGGATGACATGTACgtggagcagctggaggacCCTGAGAACCCTCTGCGCTGTCCCATCAAGCTGTATGACTTCTACCTGTTTAAGTGGTGAGTGTACGGAACAGGGAGCGGATGGGGACAATAATATAGGCTTGTATACGTTCTTGAAATAGTAGAATGTTTGAATGGGTTGCATGCCTtcatttctctctgtcctctgtctgtcagtccacAGAGTGCCAGAGGTCGCAATGACACTTTCTACCTGACCCCTGAACCTGTGGTGGCACCCAACAGCCCACTCTGGTACTCTGCTCAGCCAATCACAAAAAAACAGATTGAGCTTGTCCTCACTCGCATCCTCGTCATAAGGGAAATCCAAGAATCCATCACCATGTCAACAGTGGACTTACAGTAGCTGGaccggaggaggagaagaattcATGTGGGTCTTGTCCTCCTCTTGCTAAAATGGACCTTGGTTCACACATTCTTCATGTTCCTGTTCGATGACCTCCAAGAGTTTCCCTTTGTACCCTTTTCAGATGGTATGCATATGCTTATTATGTTCACAGTTATGTATACACATCGGGGCGTACAGACTTCACACTAAACCACCATACACAGACGACACACATCCTTACGCCTTAGAGAGCCATTCTCTCATAACCCTACCATCCTGTCTTTTTGCCAAAGTAAATGGTTATTTGTTGTCTTTGTTGGACTCGGAGCGTTAATGAAGATGTTATCAGAATAGCAACATTCTGAAGACACTGTATATTCTCAGATATTTGTAAACACTTTTTTTGTAAAGTTCTCATGATTTCAACTGAGGTGGAAAACTGATCTGTCCCCAGTATTATTTCATTTGTCTGTTTTGTGTCACTGCAAATCATCCTGTAACTGCTGTCCTGCCTTCCATATTCTCTTCAAGTTCCTTTTCCCTTCTCTCAGTGGGTTGTTCTGGATTACATCGATGTGTGGATACATAAAACTCAGAGTATGTTGAGAGAGGTTGATTTTTTTCTTATTCTGCTGTGGTTATAGCACCTCCTACAGGAGTGACTCATATTAGGCAGGGAATGATTGACTCACGGACCTAGCCAGCTGCCTCTAGGATGGCGTCTGGCCTTGGGAGTGGCAGGAGAAGcaggcaggtgaggggaggaactGCTGTTATGACCTCCTTGCCCCCTCTTCAACTCAAGGATTCaactggggagagaggtgcatccCATCTTcaacattatttattttttactaaaAACTTGAAGGGAGAGACAATTGGCCTGTGTGGGTTTATTATTCTCATGGCTCTTCCTTGAACTAGGCTATAAGCAATGTCAATGTAAGGTGACTGGTGTTGCCAGTGTTTTTGAACATGAACGTTTTGTACAGCCACTGTACTGCCTATGTGCCTGTCCTCTTAGGCGTCTTTCTTGCGTGCCAGTGGCAATGAGTACATGTTTGAATAAGCAGGCTTGGACAGATGTGCATAATATATAATACTTATTATACAAAATATATGAAGTTGAACAAACACTCACTTTTTCAAACACATCAGAGGCATCCACAATAAGTACCACACACTGACAACCGTCGTGAATACGTTTCCATGCTATTTTAAACATACTGGGCATGAAGAGTGTAATTTAGCTCTAGTGCTATTCAGAAATCCTACTTTGGAACCATTGTTTGTTCAACATAACACGGAACGTTTTTGAATAAAACTGATATTCCCACGT encodes:
- the LOC134018841 gene encoding transcriptional regulator QRICH1-like, yielding MDGSGSFEELVRLKARSVPQHRMKEFLESLANKGPDALQEFSQQGDDTSTTTTTTMVYQPDTNCIYTDSTEVAGSLLELACPVQVQVQPSPQQQQVQVSTGQQQVMSTELSPQLAAAVHQVASEQQIVQVQMVGQQPGQMVGQVLQVPSGSHQQLQGVTTAQLIQSGDLTEEQQQQLHAQLVAAMAGGQQIQIQTVGALSPSQQQQTGDAAERRVLGTTITTSPGVGVLQPAKKRKVDMPITVSYALPQGQQVATVLAIPQGQQQSYLSLRPDLLTVDSTHLYSATGTITSPTGETWTIPVYSAPAGGREQGVTHIAIPQDAYSTVQVAGTNTTTMTMSAQVDNDKLKTAQAVATMTGSGGMGCQEEVVQTLSANTLFPAQLMNGNIHIPVAVQYPNSTQSLIWDPQQQVLHTQEVTGHGGHLEVDGQGQVQVQTELLLPASLKPEEGLEVWKIWAQRKNAELEKGDSTKLAPIGRRQALRFQEDLVSSAVAELCMALSLMTQEARGMEGETYEADVLFYVFLCIQKYLCDNGRVDDVFSDTYYTRFSQSLHRILEPWTPSVHPLGYIIPSHVTEEMLWESKQLGAHSPSTLLTTLMFFNTKYFQMKTVEQHMKLAFSMVLRHTRKSPSNPKDKSTCIRYLKAPGLHIGQKVTDDMYVEQLEDPENPLRCPIKLYDFYLFKCPQSARGRNDTFYLTPEPVVAPNSPLWYSAQPITKKQIELVLTRILVIREIQESITMSTVDLQ